The Terriglobus roseus region ATGTGGCCCAGCAACTGGCCTTCCGTGGTGTACGAGAAGCTGGATTTCCATGCCAGTTCGCGCACCTTCCCAAAGTCATGCAGGATGGCGCCTGCCATCAATAAGTCGGGGTCGACTTCATCGGCATATTGCGGTGCGACGCGCGCGCAGAGACGCAGCAGGAAGACCACATGCTCAAGCAGGCCGCCGATCCATGCGTGGTGCAGGACCTTTGCTGCGGGTGCTGAACGGAAGGCCGGCCCAAGTATGGGGTCATCCAGAAAGCTGCGCACGAGTGGCTGCAGCCATGGATTACGGAAGCCAGCGACATAGCCGTTTAGCTCTGTCCATAAGGCGTCTACATCGTATTGCGTAGCGGGCTGAAAATCGGTGACGTCAATCTCGTCTTCAGTGGCTGGACGCATCTTCTGAAGGGTGATCTGGAACTTGCCGTTGTAACGTTCGATGCGGCCCATGGCCTTCACATAACAACCTGCCGTGCAGGTGGCAAGTGATTCTGCAAACTCGTCCCACATGCGTGCGTCAAAGCTGCCGGTTCGGTCACTCAGTGTCAATGCAAGATATTGCCCGCCGCTCTTCTTGTCTCGCGCAGACATCTGCGACAGCAAAAAGTAAGAGGTTACAACGGCGTTCTCATAGGTCGCCGCATCGGCAATATAGAAGTCCTTCATGTATCAAGAATACTTGCGCTCGCGGTGAATGCCAGCGAAGTCGATCCAGGAAAAATGACTCCGCATAAAACCTCTTCCCAGGGGTCTTATGCGAAGCCATTCGGTAGAACCTACTGTGGCAGAGAGAGTACAGCTTTTTCGCTGCGCAGAATGTCCTGCATTTCTTTCACTGGAACTTGTCCGACGGCTAGCTTCTCGCGTACGGCGATGGCTGAAGCAACGCCCGCCGCTTGCCCCAGAATCATGTACTGCGGTTCCATGCGGATGGTGGAGTACGCGACATGGCTGGCCGAGAAGCAAACAGGAACCAGCAGATTCTTCACCT contains the following coding sequences:
- a CDS encoding 3'-5' exoribonuclease YhaM family protein → MKDFYIADAATYENAVVTSYFLLSQMSARDKKSGGQYLALTLSDRTGSFDARMWDEFAESLATCTAGCYVKAMGRIERYNGKFQITLQKMRPATEDEIDVTDFQPATQYDVDALWTELNGYVAGFRNPWLQPLVRSFLDDPILGPAFRSAPAAKVLHHAWIGGLLEHVVFLLRLCARVAPQYADEVDPDLLMAGAILHDFGKVRELAWKSSFSYTTEGQLLGHITIAIRMLQEKIAAIPGFPDRLRILVEHMILSHHGKFEFGSPKLPMTPEALVFSAIDDLEAKMQNMRAEFAKAVESGKQPDEVTDFSRSMERPLLNSKAYLAGES